The genomic segment GCTTAGTAAGGATTTGCCTATGATTGGTACGGTTTTCCAAATACCAAAGGGACCCGTGATTAAGCCAGACCAGTACGGTATTTTTGATCAACAGGTTCGAGATTATATCCGAACAAATTACAAACATCCAGCAATCCTTAGGGTTGACCCGCATGTTTTAGAATCTGATTTTGGAGCTCCTGAGGATTGGCAAAAAGAAAACACCCATATGCAATTCTCATCAACGGTTTTACTAGATACTACGAATTCTCTAGATGCTCTCCTATCTAGCTTCAAACAAAAAACCCGTTATAATATCCGCCTAGCTGGCAAAAGGGGAGTAGAAATAGTCAATAGTCAAAAATCCCAAATACCCATCCGAGAATCGATTGATGCCCTATATGCCCTGATGGCAGTTACTCAATCTCGGGCAGGCTATTTCCTGAGACCAAAAGCCTATTTTGCAAACTACTGGAATAGATACCACCAGGCCGAACAGGGAACATTTATTTTTGCCAAATATCAGGGTCAGATCATTGCTGGAGGGTTTTTTATCTATCATGACAAGCTGGGTTATTACAAAGATGGTGGATCAAATGGTCATCATCGCTCAAGTATGGCTCCTTATTTACTCCAATGGGAGGCAATCTCATATCTCAGATCCCAGGGAGTAGAGAAGTATGATTTTGTTGGAGCACCTCACTCCTCTCAGCTTGATAACAACCACCCATTTGAATCAATTTACAAATTCAAATCAATGTTTAATCCTAAGATTACTGACTATGCTGGTATCTACAATGTTCCGCTATGCCCCGATAGATATAATCGATACCAAAAATACTTTAAGTATTACAATTCAATCTATATCAGAGCCAAGAAAGATATCTTTTATTGATCCTAAACTTAATTAGAGTGTTTCAAGACTTGAATCAATCTCAATATTAACTGGAATATGGCGCACTATCATCTGATAGGCAAGAGCAGCAATCATTGCGGCATTATCTGTACAAAGTGCTCTTGGTGGTAAAAAAACCTTAACCCTTCTTCCGGTAAACCTTTCAACCAGTTGATCCCTGAGTAAACTATTTGCCATCACACCACCCCCTAGAATAATTGAAGCAGGCTTGGTCTGGTTAAAAGCGATCTCGAATTTATCAACTATAGTATCTACTACATTTTTCTGAAAACTGGCTGCCAGATCCCGTTTAACATTATCGTTCCATTGACCCTGGTCTTTGAGTTGGGTAACCAGCCTTAATACTGCTGTTTTAAGCCCCGAGAAGCTAAATTCTAGACTATCCTTACCCAAACGAGCTTTTGGTAGCTGAAAAGCAGTGTTATCACCCCCTACGGCAAAGTTTGACAGTTTAGCACCCCCAGGATAGCCAAAACCCACTAGCCTAGCGACCTTATCAAATGCCTCACCTGCCGCATCATCCCTAGTAGCTCCCATCAGTTGATGCTTCAAGTCTTGATCCACAAATTGAATATCGGTATGAGCACCTGAAACTACCAGACTGAGAGTTGAGAACTCTGGCCACGCCTCGGGACCAGCTGGATTGATAAAATTTACAAAGCTATGTGCCAAAACATGGTTAACGCCTATCAAGGGTATTGAATATAGCTCTGATAGGGTTCTAGCAAACATATTACCAATGATCAGGGCGCCCATTAGTCCGGGTCCTCGAGTAACAGCAATATAATCAATCTGACCCATATCGATCCCAGTTTGTTCCAGTAGCTCCTCTAGAAGAGGCAGAATAATAGAGAAGTGCTCCCTAGAGGCTACTTCTGGGACGACGCCCCCATATTGATTGTGGGTTTTTTGACTAGCTACCAAGTGACCGATCAACTTATAGCCATCCTCTAAGATCGCCAAAGAGGTTTCATCACAAGAGCTTTCTATTGATAATATTCTCATATACTAGGTAAGTGGTGTACCTGGAGGGAGTTGAACCCCCGACCTTTGGAACCGCAATCCAACGCTCTATCCAACTGAGCTACAGGTACATCTAAATCTTATTATA from the Candidatus Saccharibacteria bacterium genome contains:
- a CDS encoding peptidoglycan bridge formation glycyltransferase FemA/FemB family protein, coding for MIKLLPFQNYDHRLKNQHFQQLFTWAEFKHSTGWKPFYLEFDRLPILVLSKDLPMIGTVFQIPKGPVIKPDQYGIFDQQVRDYIRTNYKHPAILRVDPHVLESDFGAPEDWQKENTHMQFSSTVLLDTTNSLDALLSSFKQKTRYNIRLAGKRGVEIVNSQKSQIPIRESIDALYALMAVTQSRAGYFLRPKAYFANYWNRYHQAEQGTFIFAKYQGQIIAGGFFIYHDKLGYYKDGGSNGHHRSSMAPYLLQWEAISYLRSQGVEKYDFVGAPHSSQLDNNHPFESIYKFKSMFNPKITDYAGIYNVPLCPDRYNRYQKYFKYYNSIYIRAKKDIFY
- the tsaD gene encoding tRNA (adenosine(37)-N6)-threonylcarbamoyltransferase complex transferase subunit TsaD — translated: MRILSIESSCDETSLAILEDGYKLIGHLVASQKTHNQYGGVVPEVASREHFSIILPLLEELLEQTGIDMGQIDYIAVTRGPGLMGALIIGNMFARTLSELYSIPLIGVNHVLAHSFVNFINPAGPEAWPEFSTLSLVVSGAHTDIQFVDQDLKHQLMGATRDDAAGEAFDKVARLVGFGYPGGAKLSNFAVGGDNTAFQLPKARLGKDSLEFSFSGLKTAVLRLVTQLKDQGQWNDNVKRDLAASFQKNVVDTIVDKFEIAFNQTKPASIILGGGVMANSLLRDQLVERFTGRRVKVFLPPRALCTDNAAMIAALAYQMIVRHIPVNIEIDSSLETL